A window from bacterium encodes these proteins:
- a CDS encoding 4Fe-4S binding protein, protein MAEEKKGWKEIPMAGLIVEPGNSEKYLTGGWRVYRPVLDLNKCIHCMICWVFCPDSSVIVKDGKVVGFDYDHCKGCGVCAYECPKNAIEMKLEEA, encoded by the coding sequence ATGGCTGAGGAGAAAAAAGGATGGAAAGAAATCCCTATGGCGGGATTAATAGTAGAGCCGGGCAACTCTGAAAAATACCTTACAGGCGGTTGGAGGGTTTATAGACCGGTTCTTGACCTTAATAAGTGCATCCACTGCATGATATGCTGGGTATTCTGCCCCGATTCTTCCGTAATAGTTAAGGATGGTAAAGTTGTCGGGTTCGACTATGACCATTGCAAGGGTTGCGGTGTATGTGCGTATGAGTGCCCTAAGAATGCAATAGAAATGAAGCTTGAAGAAGCCTGA
- a CDS encoding 2-oxoacid:acceptor oxidoreductase family protein, with translation MGEFIEIRWHGRGGQGAKTAATFLASAAISAGKYGQGFPEYGPERRGAPMRGFTRISDEPITRHDPVESPKVVVVLDPTLLEIVDVTEGMPDDGIILVNTSFPPSTVREKLKLPKGKYKIYTVDATKISIEELGRAIPNTPMLGALIKATGIIDIDEIYRDIKEKFSKKFPEKIVQGNINAIKRAYEELKGEE, from the coding sequence ATGGGAGAATTCATAGAGATAAGATGGCATGGTCGAGGAGGCCAAGGTGCCAAAACAGCTGCGACATTTCTTGCCTCAGCGGCGATAAGCGCAGGTAAGTATGGACAGGGTTTTCCTGAATACGGTCCTGAGCGTCGTGGCGCGCCTATGCGGGGATTTACCAGAATATCTGACGAACCAATAACAAGACATGACCCCGTTGAATCGCCGAAAGTAGTCGTGGTCCTTGACCCTACTCTTCTTGAAATAGTAGATGTGACCGAAGGGATGCCCGATGATGGCATTATCCTTGTCAACACATCGTTTCCGCCTTCCACTGTGAGAGAGAAGCTGAAATTACCGAAAGGAAAGTATAAAATTTACACTGTGGATGCGACGAAAATCTCGATAGAAGAGCTTGGTCGTGCAATACCCAATACGCCAATGCTGGGGGCGCTTATAAAAGCAACGGGAATAATTGATATTGATGAGATATACCGTGACATAAAAGAAAAATTCTCCAAAAAGTTCCCCGAAAAGATTGTTCAGGGCAACATAAACGCTATAAAGCGTGCCTACGAGGAACTTAAAGGGGAAGAGTAA